The Arabidopsis thaliana chromosome 5, partial sequence genomic interval ATGAGGCAAACCGTTGGAGCAATGGCCCAGTAAGGAGCCGTTTCAAGGAAGACAAGTCCTTTGGATAAGACCTCAGCTAAGCCACTGGTGCGTACTCCATCGGCTATAGCGAATCCAGCTCCCAATAACAAGACAATGTTCCATGGTAGTTTCTTGCATTTGTTCCAGTCCATTAGcttctctccttttttaaTATTGCTTGGGATGATAAACAACAATGTCGCCATCATCACACTCACGGTTCCATCCCCGGCTCGGCCGGCGAAGATCCGACCCCAGCCGGGGATATCATCAGTTATATTCCTTGTCATCCACAACACAACCAACCCACCAAACACGGCTAAGACCATCTTCTCAGCGAAGTTCATTGGCCCTAACAAATCAAGCTCTCTCCTGAGATGAGATTtatggagataaggagagaGAGCTTGTCCTGCTCCTTTAGGACAATACATAACACAAAGAACACACCAAAGCACCACGAATATGCACAAAGCCAATGGGAAGCCAAAGAAGAACCATTGGCTAAAACTGATCGGATCAGCCTCAGGGAAGTAGCTTTTCCACATTCCAACAAGAATCAGATTCACTCCTGTTCCAGTGAGTGTGCTCATCCCACCAACCGCCGCAGAGTATATCACACCTAACACCACCGCCCTGCTAAACTTCCCCACGGCCGGATGCACCACTTCCGTCGTCGATGATGACGAGGGCAGTCTCTGAAGTATCCCCGTAGCGACAGGCATCATCATGACTGCAGCTGCTACGTTATGCATCCACATGCTTACGAACGCTGTTGTGGCGCAGATGCCAAGCAGAAGTAGCGGCGCGTTTAGCGGCTCCACGCAGAACACCAACGTTATCTTCAAGAATTAGATTATCCATTAAGTTATGGTATTAGCTTATCATAATTAGATACGTGGTGACTGGTGAGTTTTCTCTTAATCATAGGATATCTCTCGTACGATTAATTATAGtttaaaaacatgataaaaGTAAACAATGATTAtagttgtgacttgtgagctAATTATTGGAGCCCGCACTTGCACAAATTAAATCATACTCACTATCATTGCTTTTGCTGGAGAAACATAGTGTTTACGTGtctctcatctttttttttgggttgtcATATAAATGGAATTATGGATTGGCCTAGGGCCTCATGAAATGACATCTCATCTatgatacaaataaaataaaataaaatgcatatgaaaaagattttgtttaaaaaattgaaataaaggACTCTTTGTATGTTAATAACTTAACTTTAAATGATCAAGTTATCATTAGACTTTGAACACACAAATTATTGAAGAAGAattaaaacgaaataaatGTGTGTGGGGAAAAAAATGTATGGGGaaggaaaaacatataatCTGGCATCACCACGTATAAAACATGGACCACTACACATtgtaatgtttaattttataagtaGGGATTCAATTGAAGCAATCCACCTATTTAACGAtcatattttgtaattaattcaCCCGTGGACCCGCACACAATCGGAAAGAATCAAATATTGAATAAATTATgtagaaaaaagaagaagaagaagaagaagataaagagataAAGGAAAGACTAACGTTAAGGGCAAGCCGGCGATGGATGTTGTAGTGTTCGACGGCGAGAGCAAGTATGAAGCTGCCGAGTACAAGGGAGATGACGTCATCCATGTAAGAATTTGCTACGTCATCCGCAGCCGATATACCAAAGAGAGGGAAGAGGAAGAGCGGCGTCATGGAGGTGATCGGCATCGGAACGGCCTCCGTCAACCACCACGCGAACATCCACACCAAAACACCGAGCATGTTCCTCGCCGTCGTCGTTTCATCTCCCCCGAGATCTACGCATAGACACACGACGGCGCAAAGAAGAGGACCAAGAGCGATGTAACAGTTTTTGGGCGTGAATATTGTCCGAAGTTGTTGTCCCACCGTTTGTCGTTCGAATGGTTCATCATTATGGACGACCGGTAAGAGCGGAGATTTCAGATCGTCGGATCCGGCGACGGTGACATCACCACCGTTCATTCTGTTTATTCCGTTTTTAATGGAAGGACAAAAAATGATATAGAGAAATGTaagaaccaaagaagaagagaaatgagcctttttataaatttatttatttcttttattataatGTGTTTGggcaaaacataaaaataaatatacgAAATGTGTTTATATTAAGGTTATTTATAGAATAATTAAAGTTTGTGGTCATATGACGAAAATATTCGGTGTAAGACCGTGAGTGACACATGTGACATGTTTTAGTATGTGAAGGCCTTTTTAGtaaacttgtgtttttttcctgtaaaaaaaaattgtattttcaaTCACAAATTTTTGCTGGTTCACgcaaataaaattaacaatgtATGGGGTAAGATTGATTAAAGAGacaaataatgtatttttttggaagCCAAAATCGAATTATTAGATAATGGGTTAATATACGAAAGAAAGGTCATTCTTCAGTGAATATGTGATTGATGACTTTTCAGTTTATCTAAGGAAAATAATCGgccatgaaaatgaaaatgatggGGTCTTGCAAATTACAAGTTACAAGTGGCGACGCTGTGATGGCTTGTAATTTTGTCTGGACTCTAGAATCTGATGACCCATAAAAGGACACTAGAGATTAAGATGACAAGTAATCATAACAATCTATTTGCTAATAAATTATTCAGTAGTCATATAATCCAAGTGCTATAGCCTATAGGGAattaatcattaaaaatatgtaaacttAAGAGTTATAACTTGTAGATAATATTGATCGTAGCTTCTCCATTAACATTTATTGGTTTCGTTTTATCCACAATCCATAAGCCTGTAACTTTGATTAATATGTCAAATGGATAGTAGAATAACTAAAATTTCAAAGTATATTCTTTTGCTAAATAAGCTACATATTAcgaaatatttagaaaaacataatcattttcgaattgatatataaatccttttttatggtttagaATTAAGAGGATATAGAAATGTtgaaaaatatggaaataaatgaggacaaaagagaaagaattgAAAGCCAAATTGATAGTTGGCAAGAGTAAAGAGAGCGAGTGAGACACGTTATTATATGCAGCCTTTGGTACTCCTCCAGAGCCCAACTTCCCTGGTTCTTACCCTcccctctcttttttttttgtcctttttcctccaaatttaataataataatcatattgtTGTAATAATCATATAGATACAAATTTTCTTAGAAATGTTCAAGAATCGACAtgtatttggattttttaACTTGTCTGTCAAATCTCTCTAAGAGATATAGATGCACTTGGTCTAAAGAAGATAAGCACACATACACACATGCATGTAAAGATATACGTACGATGAGATTTGCTATATCCAGTTTGCCAACAAAGAGAAGGAAGACTTATAAGAACTATTCCCTCAAATATAACTGGATATAACataataagagagaaaaatagagGTGTGGTACCAATCACAATCTTGTTTTGAAGGGGTCCAAAACAGTCAGGTTGAACAAGAGCCGGTACAAATGACACATAGGCAGATCacattgatgattttgatcatgaaactattattatttactcTTATGgaatatttgaaaagattGAAAGAAATCCTTGACTCATGTGGCTGTCTTTGATTCCATCACTTGGAAAGTTTCAGTCCATAGAttctatgatttttatttaagattCTATGATTATCAACTATAGTTTTAATCATCTGCATTGTAGACTATGTAGTCTCTAAACTTGCCCCTTATTGTGACAAGTCTACATTAGACGTGTATTTGTACAAGTCAAATCCAATTCATCATCCCACAGTCACttatcaaatttcaaattagagcttcttaaagtattcTTCTTAGTATAAAAATTTTAGACAAGTCACACCAATcttttatcatattaatttttaccCGTAAGAATAAGATCTATGTTTACAAATACGAATTTCTTACTAAACTACTTGTCGTGATGAATTTTGATAGAGATAATCatcagagaaaacaaagagaactAAATAAATGCGTATAAGATATGAATAATAtacagaagaggaaagaaatACCGAATACGTAATGGATATAAAACCAAAGTTTCAATTCCAAGACGGATACGAACAAGTTCGAGTTTCTCTCAATGTCCCACTCACATGCCCCATTAGGTTTAATTtgtctttctgtttttttcttttttctttttattgtagCCTTTGTTTGATTGAAGTCGTACGAGGCTCAAACTTGGTTCGACACATGGCGCTAACTGAATTGCGAGACgattgttttctaaaagttACAAAACACAACTCAAGATTTCCTGAACCAGAAGTCTTCTCTTATGGATCTCTCTCACTGGTCACTGTTAATTACAGAGACAACgcatataataaaaacaaagtcttctttttattcttttgtctTCAAGTTCTAAGCAGGAAACaacaaacattttaaagaaCAAAGCAGTGAAGAAAACACGCTTCCTGTTTTGATGAGCAGATCACTTAGATGGGTCTCTATGGCTCTCCTCCAAGCTCAACTCTCAGGTTGTCATATGGATACACTCTCGGTGTCTGCAACAACACAGTAAGAGATTAACATGATATGGAAAACAAGTTCCACAATGACACAAAAGCAGAGAGATGATATGCCACAGAACAAATTCTAAAGTAAAAGAGAGCAGCAATTCAACTCATGTATAAACAAGAAGATATAGAGCAACTTCTCAGCCTTGGAGTGCTGTTCAACCTCTATAACCCTAAGTTCTTCAAAACAAGACACATCATAATAGCCTTTGATACAAAGTCTATGATTCTTGGCCAACGGACACTAAGAGAAGTAACATTTGgagtaaaaagaagaacagCAATTCAACTCATGTATAGACAAGAAGACATAGATCAACTTCTTAGCCCCGGTGTGGTGTTCAACTTCTATAACTCGAAGTCCTTTAAAGAAAACTCATTATAGTATAGCCTTTGTACAAAGTTTATGATTCTTGGCCAGTCGACACTAAGAGAACCAACTCATCGATTTTAGCTGCTCATGCACCTCAAAGAGCCTTCATGTCTTTCTTACACCTCTAAGAGATGCCACAGAACAACTTCTAGAGTAAATGAACAGCACCAATGTCTAGACAAAAAGCCAGAGCACCTTTTTTAGGCCTAAGTCTTTTACTCGGAATCCTTCAAAACAAGACTCATCACAGTATAACCTATTAACCTTTGATACAGAGTTTTTCATTCTTGGCCAGTGGACactaagaaaactaaaacatagatTATAGCTGCTGGTACATACACCTCTAGCATACGCTTAAGCATTTACCGAGTTCCCAAGAACACTGTGGGTGTTTCTTTCAAGTGTTCCTAACTACAACGTACATGCtcaaattaattaagacaGGATTATGGAAGCAATGCGGACATAAGATTCATCTAGTCCAGTAACTTTGGTCAGATGCAAAAGCAAACAGCAAGAATTGTTCATGTTCATAAACAGACAAAATGCAGAACTGAAAGCTAAATATTGCGGCAATTcagcaaataaagaaaagaacattGACACATTCTCTGTTACGCGAGCATATTTTGTAGATTCCTATGTTTTCTGTCCACATTTAGTTAATGAGTTTCTGAAGATTCCAGCAAAAACCTATTCTCAGAAATAAGCCAATGCCAAACATATGTATCAAATTCAGAGTTGAACAACATACATAATAACAGCTGCATAGGGATGATAGATCTTAGCATAATCATGACTTCGATCATCACACTCAGGACAACAAAATGGGCTTGATTATAATTTCGAAAGTTGAAAGCTTTGAACTTACAAATGGAACCTTAGAAGCTTTGTCGTTCAAAACAGCGAGCAGACCGAGACCAACAAAGAACCCTAATCCGCCACTCAACCATGCCAATGCTTCATACTGTTCACATTAATCCAAAATCAATCAGAAAAGCAATCTCTTTTTACACCGAGAATCACCAGCAATTAGAAATCGTGTAACCAAACCTTTCCGACGGTATCAGCAATCCGATCTATGCAAGGCTCTGGAAACGCAGTCCCGTTGTCCCACATCAGCTCGTCGTTTACCGATAGCTGACCCGCACAATTTGTAAACATCAGATTTTCAGAAGAATCTAACAAGAAATTTACAACAGAAATTTGACTCACCGGCTTATCGGGGACGATGTGTTTGCCGACGGGGAGACCCATTCCGGCGCGTTGACGGAGAGAAGAACCGACGGATCGGGCAACGACGCCGTTTCCACCCATGATTCGTGACGCAACACCGCTCAATCTTCCAGCCATTTTCGCTCTTTTCAGGTTTCGATCCAAAATCCAATCAAATTacagatagagagagaagaaagacgCAGTCACTGAAACGATTCCCTGAAACGCCATCGTTTTAAAAGAGGTCAATATTGTAATTTCGATTAACGAATTTTAAAACCAACGAAATGAGCAAACACATACACTTCAAGTGTGTCAAAAAGCTTCAGATTCTTACTATATACAAAGAGATTCATGTGGTGAATACACAAAGgtacaaaaacagaaaaagctACAACCTTTAACATATCTATAAACTACTCAACAGTGAGGCGCAGTTCGTCCGAGTCGGGATAAACTGTCTTGTTGTTATTATCACATTCGCAAGAGTTAATCTTGTAGAATGCTCTCCATTCGTCGATGTTCTTCATCTGATCACATCTCAATTTAGGTaaccttcttctctctaagATCTCTAGAATCTTCTCTGTTCTTCCCAGATGCAGAGCTGCTCCTCTTACTGATTCTTCCCTTACTTCTACAGCTGACACCAAACACTTGACGGATATCACTTGTGCTACGTTGCAAAAGCAACCTGACACTATGTCTGATATTGTGCTTTCCAGCTTTCTCAACAGAGCTTCCCCTGTTCCATAGTCTCTTGATTCGTAAGTTAGTAGAATTGTTTGACAGATTCGGTACATGGAGTTGGCTGCTAGAGTCTTGATGGGCCAGTGAGAGGGCTTGTGCTTCATGCATACCATCAGGTTCATCTGCCATGACTCTGAGAACTCTTTCTTCGCGATTTCCATCAGCTCCCGAAGGGTTTCTTCTGGATTTCTTTGTTGCTTTGATAGTTTCCGAAGATCCACATCAAACCACTTGTGATAGAGATCAACACCTAGCCAAACGACCTCAGCAGCTTTCCTGAGGTTAACTGACTCTCCTCCGGTATCCAGGACGCATTCAAACTTGTTGACATATTCCAGTGCCTCGTTGACAGCATTGAGTAACTTCTTCAGGGAGGAGGGCTTGATGTCGGGAAGTGCAACAGCAATACTTGTGAGTGTTACAAGCGGGAGAGCCCAACAATTGGGCGGTTCTCCGTGGGCCAGAGAAGCCACCTTGTTGCTGTCGAACTCTGCAATCCCTTCAAATCCTTTTGAAATGGGTGTTGTTGCTTCCAAAAGCTCTATCAGATTCACTGGTTGTTTCTTTCTGCCCTTCTCTATCCAATGATCTGTCGCTTCCCGGTTGCTCCGCACCATCACATCCACCAGCGGGTCCTCTCCTTCAAGGTGCAGGACAAAACTCGCTAGGTCCTGTCTCGAGCTTGGATTTGAATCGGATTTTTCTGACTCACTGTGTGTGATAGTATTACTGGTCCTTAAGGCGAAATGACAGCACAACAAGATCTTACCCACACAGGATACCGAGATGTAACGGATAATTTTGCTACCAAACACAATCACATACTGTATCACAATACATACATCCAATATCCAGCGTTTTGCATTGTGTGCAGTCTTCCTGTATCTGCGTTCTTTGAGGATCCAAAGGCTTAAGGGatgttgcttcttctctgaGAACCAATGTGTCCAGTAACTCTCTATTCTAAACTCATCTCTATAATACTTCTTTCCTCTAATCGGACACCTGAAGTTCACAGCCGTGAACCATCTGATCGCAGGAGCAATGGTCCCTATAGCTACAGTAGTAGTCTGGCAAACAAGAACCAGAGAAGTTGACCATTTGTAATCAGAATCTCCATGGCAGAACCCAAGTGACCTTGGTCTTAAAAAGTAACTCCTAACCATAGCTTCACCAAGCGTAATGGCACTCAGGAGACAGAAGAAACCAGAAGCAGTGCACGTGACAGAACGAGCCATCACGAATTGAGGGCTACTAGTATGAGCCATCATCCAAAACTTTGACAAATCTTGCTGAATTTTCTTAGCAACTGTTCTCTCTGTAGCCAAAGGACACTTCATAGCAACGTCGTACCTCTTATTGTACTTACTCTCCAAGATTCTTTTCGTAGTGGGAACTGTGGTGGCCGAGAAACACAAGATCATAAGCATAAGAAGCATGAGAAGTACGACCAGAAAATGTTCCTCAGAGAAAACATAAATCGCACCAGTACCCAACTGAATACAGATGTTAACAACATCAGTGATGACAAGAATCCCTAAAGCCATAAGATTCATGAGGAGATCATTGTTGTCCATAATACCCAGAGAAGGCATCGAATTACCCATCACAGTACATACAAAGACGGTGCTGCTGAGTTTAGCTAACTGATCCTGACGACTCGGCATGGAAGTGTTGAGATCCACAGAGAGTTTGATTCCGACAGCGATGAAAGTCAGAGAAGTGGCGTTGAGAGAGAAGAACTTACAGGGAAACCAGAATTTGCGGTGTCGGAAGCCGTGTATAAGATCGGCGGCCATGGCTAGACCACAGATGAGTGAAGCTACGGCAACGTAGATACCAATCGAAGGTAAGGGTTTGCTGAACTCTGCATCGTTCAAATCGCCATGGGCGTCGCAGCCGAGGATACCCATCAATCGAATTCAAGGATTTGATCGAAAAAGCTCTTCTTCAAGTTGACTCCATGGAAATGAGTGATCTTGTTGACATCATTCTAGAGACTGGAAAAGTAGCAAACTTTGACTTCTCTGACCGATTTTGAGCACAAATTCCAACCTTTCTACTACACTCTTCTATGACCATTTCAACTAAATTTCGGATAGACACTGTTGAATCGCAGATCAACCGGGAAAAACTCACGGGAAGAAAGTGTTTCTGCCTGCTTTCGTGGAGTTTGGAAAAGGCCTGGAGTGATCCACCTATCATGGGCCTAATAATCGGCCCAATTAGTTTTGTTACTGGATGTGTTAATAATGATGAAGAGTAGAAACTTTGACTTGTCTGATAAAATGATCACACTCCTTTCATGACCATTTCGATTCAATTGAGGAATTAGGCACTGTTGAGTGACAGATCAAATGTCCTAGGATCTATAAACAATTGACATTCCATGGAATCAGCTTTAGGGGGTTTTGAgcaatcatcatcaccaatCAGGTTATTCGAGGGATccagtttgtttgtttttgaattcaGCTTAGGGGAACAAAAGAGTTAAGATTGTGAAAACAAATGACATGAATCACTTGATTCGATAGCAAACACAAAAGCAGGACTAAtctctctcacacacacaATGTCTCAACTTAAACAGAGAAAACTAGTCAATGTcccaaaatgaaaatatagtaGAGTACTAGCTAAAAGAGAGGTAGAGAGATCATTCATTCAATagggtttcttttgttgttgatggtgGTCATGTCGTCAGGAGGTATGACAGCAATCCTGAGAACACCAAATTCTGCATCCCAAGCGATGGTGTTGTTCGAAATTAAAGCGGGAAAAGGACTTTGGACGCTTCCGAGGTAGGTTCGACCGCTCTCATCGTGTTCATACACGTCCTTGATCTCAGCTTTGAATCTGATTTCCTTTTCATCAGCATACACTTCCACATCATCCGGACTAACACCTGGCATGTCCACTGCAAAGTGAGCCCCTCCTCCCGCTTTTGTCACCCCAATTAGTGCTCCCTTGCGACCAGACACCAGACACGGATGATCCTCCAAGCGTATTCCGGATTGACCTTAATAAAGAACAGAGAGTACTGTATTAACAACAAATGATGCAGCAAAAGAGATTGTGACTTTAGAGAAGAGGAATGAGTCGAACCTGTAAAAGGAGGCACAGTGAGAGTacacttgttgttgttgttgtcttgaGCCTTGCTCACAACCTTGACCCTTGTGAGAATCATCCTCAAAACTCCATCTTTCATTTTGGCATCCACGCCTGTGATCTCGCAGCAGTCACAGCCAAGCCCAGCGGTTCCAGAGTACTGACGCACACCTTCCTTGCCGTTGTTCAGAGTTTCACCGGAGAAAAAGACAACCTTTTGTCTCACGGCGTCAACTCTGTAGCGAACGGCGTCGTCTGGAACACCAGGCAAGTCGACACGCACGTAGAGATTGTCGTTCTCCAGAACCTTCACTTGAACGAAACCCTTTGGACCCGCTTTCTGAAACTGATTGTTCGTCGCGTAGAACCCCtctgtaataataataagtaaacaaagatcaaaacttgatgaagaaaagtatACAGAGAACAAAGGAAGACACTTATCAAAGATGGAACTAACTCGATCTGCTTCATTTTCATGAATCATGCACAGtaaaaaaactgtaaatctTTGTACCAAGTTCATGTTAACACTTCACAAGTAAACAAATTGAGACAACTTTCTAgaaaaaacacatattttcCGAGAAAAATTAGAACAATGTTGTTCTTGGGAAATCTAGTAGCTCGTGAAAAGAGATACCTCGAACTTTAGGAATTCTTGACATGTCCCTGAAATCTGCCTTTGTCTcacccatctctctctttgttttttgctctctcttctcttctagtTCAAGGTAGGTTGCGTAAAAATGGCGTTTTGTTCTCCTGTTGATAAATATAGACGAAGCACCATCTTGTGGTACAGACTGTGACGTGGCACGCTCCAGCTGGCTTTTTTTTAACCTTCATAGCATAAGTTTGACTGGTCTTGCCTACGTCACCGACTCTCTCTCtcggtaagaaaaaaaacttgcttttactcttttgattttttttacggTAGAGAATAAGCTGACGTCACCAGCTCTGTGAGCTATCCCACGCTTTTTTTACTCCTTTCgtttatatgtaattatgtacGACAAAAATGACTGCAAAAGTAAAACCGTACCCACACTCTTCACTCTTCATTaattttcaaacatttttgaCAAGACGACGCTGACGTCAGCAATCTTCaagagtaaaaaaattatgagctctcaattatctttttttttttcatcaaagatCAAATAAGGTTTCAACCGTCGTTTAGTGTTTATCCAATTATTACGACAACGCtattaaaaagtttgatcCCTACTTACAACAACATATATCTATTAACATGTCCAGGTTACATACTCGTAATCCGGTTTAATAATGGCAAAGATCTATATAGTCTTATCGAATAGCTAGGTTAATGTAAGATTAAATAGAACAAAGAAAGCTgacaactttttctttattgagATCACGACATATAGAAGCAAGATCGTTCTTAACTAAACCACAAAATGATAAACATAAAGCAGTAGCTGCATCAAAGTTCATAGATAGATAGAGACGCTAGACACAAGTACCATTACGAGACACAAACCAAGGTGTTGTTAAATCAGTAATGGAGGATCCTCTCCTTGACATTAATGGAAGCGTTTTTGCCTGGGATCTTAGGGACGGTGATCCAGAGCACTCCGTTGATAAGCTTCACTTTAGTTTTCTTGACGTCGTAAGCCTCAGGGTTGAAAATCATGGAGCCTCCGTATTTGCGTCCGGCGTTTTCGTACTCAGGCATTGCTGGTTCGTCGGCGAAGAAGTGGACGTTGTTGGCGTCGACCCAGTAGGTGAGATCTGACTCGGGACAACCAGGCATGTCGACTCTCGTCACGCAAGATTTCTTCGTCTCTGTCACCTCGTACACCGCTTGACTCCCACTTTTCTGAAATCGGTTCCTTACTGTACATACATAAgataaaacaaacacaaattcGTTAttagaaagagagatttgacGTGTAAACTataaaggtttgatttttataagaaatgacagtgaaagatgaaaactttacTTGGAGACGGAATTTCGCCGGAACTGCCTGCGTTAACTTCCATGTTCCTACTCATTTGCTCAAAACGAtgctctttctctttcttttggaaGGAAACTGAGTGAGCAAAGTCGCTCTACTCCACTTGCTATTTATAGCCGAGGAGGACTATAGGGTTTGGGAAAGGCCTGGAGTGACCTATCATTTGGCCCATTAATCGGCCCAAGGAGTGTTAAAAATTCGAAATTGTTTCTGATTTGGTGAAATTGATCGAAAAGCTCTTCTAGTTGAACTCCATGGAAAGGAGTGATCTTGTAGAGTGTTGACAATTGACATCAATCTGGAGACTTTGACTTCTCTGAACAATTTTTAGCACAACCGGAGTGACCACCTAATATGGGCCTAAGAATCGGCCCATTTAGTTTTGTCGGGGGATGAATTATAAACAATTGACATTTGATGGAAGAAACTAATATTCAATATCAGCTTAGCTTTAGGTAAATTATGCAATGGACCCAATTTGTTTCAATCGGcttagaggaaaaaaaaagagttaaaagtTTGTGAAAACAAATGACATGAATCATTGGGTACCATAGCAAACAcaagtatgtatatgttaGTTACTTGTGTATTTGGCCCATACATCGGCCCAATGAGTGTTTGAGCCTTTAAAATTCGAAAACTGCTTTTGATTTGGTGCAGTATATGTTAGTTATTCAGCTTCCATCTAATCTCCTCCATACACATTATAATTTAAGTTGCTCTGagttttatttgattcttaCTGAAGATTGGTCCAGAAACTTTCCTAGTACAATGAACTcttgtttcaaaacaaaaaaaaacactgttTCATTGTGTGGCGATGTAGAATTAGATTGATACAATACAAGTACTTAAGTAAATACTTTGGTTGGTCTACGTTACCTAATAATACAGAGCAGATACAGGGTAATCTCAAGCAAAACATGATACAACTCTAAAGCTTTTGgaaaaacaagattaaaaaaagaagctaagcATTGATGTGGCTTGAAGGAGTTTCAGAGTGTTGTGAGAAGATAGAAGTTCTGCAAGTGGGACAGGAGGAGCGAGTAGAGAGCCATTTGTGGATACACTTAACATGGAAACCATGCTGACATTTCTCCAGCACTTGAATGCTTTCTCCTTGTTCAAATTCCGACAAGCAAATGGCACACT includes:
- a CDS encoding Heat shock protein HSP20/alpha crystallin family, whose product is MGETKADFRDMSRIPKVREGFYATNNQFQKAGPKGFVQVKVLENDNLYVRVDLPGVPDDAVRYRVDAVRQKVVFFSGETLNNGKEGVRQYSGTAGLGCDCCEITGVDAKMKDGVLRMILTRVKVVSKAQDNNNNKCTLTVPPFTGSTHSSSLKSQSLLLHHLLLIQYSLFFIKVNPEYAWRIIRVWCLVAREH
- a CDS encoding Heat shock protein HSP20/alpha crystallin family (Heat shock protein HSP20/alpha crystallin family; FUNCTIONS IN: aspartic-type endopeptidase activity; INVOLVED IN: proteolysis; LOCATED IN: cellular_component unknown; CONTAINS InterPro DOMAIN/s: Small heat shock protein, predicted, plant (InterPro:IPR016952), Peptidase A1 (InterPro:IPR001461), HSP20-like chaperone (InterPro:IPR008978); BEST Arabidopsis thaliana protein match is: HSP20-like chaperone (TAIR:AT4G16550.1); Has 1807 Blast hits to 1807 proteins in 277 species: Archae - 0; Bacteria - 0; Metazoa - 736; Fungi - 347; Plants - 385; Viruses - 0; Other Eukaryotes - 339 (source: NCBI BLink).) — its product is MGETKADFRDMSRIPKVREGFYATNNQFQKAGPKGFVQVKVLENDNLYVRVDLPGVPDDAVRYRVDAVRQKVVFFSGETLNNGKEGVRQYSGTAGLGCDCCEITGVDAKMKDGVLRMILTRVKVVSKAQDNNNNKCTLTVPPFTGQSGIRLEDHPCLVSGRKGALIGVTKAGGGAHFAVDMPGVSPDDVEVYADEKEIRFKAEIKDVYEHDESGRTYLGSVQSPFPALISNNTIAWDAEFGVLRIAVIPPDDMTTINNKRNPIE
- a CDS encoding HSP20-like chaperones superfamily protein (HSP20-like chaperones superfamily protein; CONTAINS InterPro DOMAIN/s: Heat shock protein Hsp20 (InterPro:IPR002068), HSP20-like chaperone (InterPro:IPR008978); BEST Arabidopsis thaliana protein match is: unknown protein (TAIR:AT1G12180.1); Has 101 Blast hits to 101 proteins in 41 species: Archae - 0; Bacteria - 23; Metazoa - 0; Fungi - 0; Plants - 78; Viruses - 0; Other Eukaryotes - 0 (source: NCBI BLink).) is translated as MSRNMEVNAGSSGEIPSPIRNRFQKSGSQAVYEVTETKKSCVTRVDMPGCPESDLTYWVDANNVHFFADEPAMPEYENAGRKYGGSMIFNPEAYDVKKTKVKLINGVLWITVPKIPGKNASINVKERILHY